One Candidatus Nitrososphaera evergladensis SR1 genomic window carries:
- a CDS encoding PKD domain-containing protein yields MAKSVGDGKSYARNRTVSVIVFAILATSVFTTIIPSAAFAVTDPTATMNLWSPHSDSGDDGTPDDTFTFSADATASAGLQSIEWDFDGDGNVDATTPISGAPDHVNGITITHVYGDDNVYWPQVRAVDVNSSVSDWSRYSVGGSNTPLDVFWPPPVITMLQWSPFAADVNLPITFSATAFNPVGVQLFEWDFDGDGEPDATSPATPFGAPNASSSIVHTYTGAIASFPKVRALDNDDFLSYWDVYDVNGQPVQLVIGSSSVPTATLDQWNPYSASGPDGLPDTAFTFSASGTADAGIAHLEWDFDGDGNVDATTSVSGAPTSVSSVTTTHTYNAAGMWTPKVRVVDVNGLPSSWAAFMTGGSPVKLDTAAPQMGPTLNFSPRAPSDIGFDGSTATAFTFTVTYFQHPVSFKWDFNGNGVIDEITTQPTTTHTYPVYGSYLPTVTVVDEWGTSELAFPVNSSNAQEDVDVSPAAPTATLNQWNPYSASGADGNENTTFTFSADASAPAGIARLEWDFDGNGTVDMTTPISGAPTLVSAITATHVYGSDGNYTPKVKAVDVDGRASAWDAFNSGSTVPTLDVASPPANSTPVANAGPDQIVIVGSTVTLDGTGSSDADPGTTLTYMWAQNTGPVTLVINASTNPAKPTFVASTAGTYTIELRVKDQLGATSTPDTVVITVVNAPIATMNQWNPYSSSGPDGTPTTVFTFSADASAPAGIVRLEWDFDGNGSVDATTIVTGSPTSVTGVTKTFTYGADGIYTPKVRVVDAGNNVSAWDTFNSGTTIIQLDVVTPQTSDLYCDGKTIDQLIASHQYNVIDKRNTSVVNIYGTSGNDLILGNNLSNYIDGRGGDDCIIAFGGDDTVYDYNGDSSAGGTDWLYGGDGNDKLYALNGDDYVYGGNGNDYIQGSYGNDKLYGEAGDDTIEDVNGNDLSDGGAGIDKCTDSQGTNDTIINCELGQPPVATLNQWNPYSASGADGTPTTAFAFSASATSATNAGIAKFEWDFNGDGNVDATTPITGSPMSATATASYTYNAAGTWTPKVRAVDIYNQVSAWDAFNSGSTIIKLDTSLPSSGDLYCDGKTIKQLIASGQYHVIDNRNGQRKTLNGSNGNDLILASKYGDVINAKKGNDCVIGGAGDDIIHGHQGDDQIYGNGGNDRIFGDDGADKLYGGSGNDVIYGDNGNDVIVGGAGNDDISGGNGSNTIDGSDGNDGCDDDRGRSNMRNIERNYRNDHRDDDHDDD; encoded by the coding sequence ATGGCCAAGAGCGTGGGCGATGGCAAAAGTTATGCTAGAAACAGGACAGTATCTGTGATAGTATTTGCAATTCTTGCAACTTCTGTATTTACCACTATAATCCCAAGTGCTGCTTTTGCTGTAACCGATCCTACCGCAACAATGAACCTCTGGTCACCACATTCTGATTCAGGCGACGATGGCACTCCTGATGATACTTTCACGTTTTCTGCCGACGCTACTGCAAGCGCAGGCCTGCAAAGCATAGAGTGGGACTTTGACGGCGACGGCAACGTGGACGCGACAACCCCGATTTCGGGCGCACCGGATCATGTCAACGGCATAACTATAACCCATGTCTATGGCGACGACAACGTCTACTGGCCGCAGGTGAGGGCAGTTGACGTGAACAGCTCTGTCTCTGACTGGAGCAGGTATAGCGTTGGTGGGAGCAACACGCCCCTTGACGTGTTCTGGCCTCCGCCTGTCATAACCATGCTTCAGTGGTCGCCCTTTGCGGCAGATGTTAATCTACCGATAACATTTTCCGCCACCGCTTTTAATCCTGTAGGAGTACAGCTATTTGAATGGGACTTTGACGGCGACGGGGAGCCTGACGCGACCTCTCCAGCCACGCCGTTTGGTGCCCCGAATGCTTCAAGTTCCATAGTCCACACGTATACTGGCGCCATTGCATCTTTTCCTAAGGTGAGGGCGCTTGATAATGACGACTTTTTGTCTTACTGGGATGTGTACGATGTCAACGGCCAGCCTGTACAGTTGGTGATAGGCAGTTCGTCCGTACCAACTGCAACCTTGGACCAGTGGAATCCCTACTCTGCCTCTGGCCCTGACGGCCTCCCTGATACCGCGTTTACGTTCTCGGCCTCGGGTACTGCCGACGCGGGCATTGCGCACCTTGAGTGGGACTTTGACGGCGACGGCAACGTGGACGCGACAACTTCGGTAAGCGGAGCTCCGACTTCTGTCAGCAGCGTCACCACTACGCATACCTACAACGCCGCTGGAATGTGGACGCCCAAGGTAAGAGTAGTTGATGTTAACGGTCTTCCATCCTCGTGGGCCGCTTTCATGACAGGCGGATCGCCCGTCAAGTTGGACACAGCGGCACCGCAAATGGGACCTACGCTAAACTTCTCTCCGCGCGCTCCTTCTGACATTGGATTTGACGGCAGCACTGCAACTGCCTTTACGTTCACTGTTACCTATTTCCAACACCCCGTGAGCTTCAAGTGGGACTTTAACGGAAACGGCGTAATTGATGAAATAACGACCCAGCCTACCACAACTCACACCTACCCTGTCTATGGCTCGTATCTTCCGACCGTGACTGTGGTGGACGAATGGGGAACTTCCGAGCTGGCATTTCCAGTCAACTCTTCAAATGCTCAGGAAGATGTCGACGTGTCACCGGCAGCTCCAACTGCCACTTTGAACCAGTGGAACCCGTACAGTGCATCCGGAGCCGACGGCAATGAGAACACCACTTTCACCTTCTCCGCCGACGCGTCGGCCCCTGCAGGCATTGCACGCCTGGAATGGGACTTTGACGGGAACGGCACGGTCGACATGACAACACCAATTTCTGGCGCCCCGACTTTAGTCTCTGCAATCACTGCGACGCATGTCTATGGCTCTGACGGCAACTATACTCCAAAAGTCAAGGCAGTCGACGTTGACGGCAGGGCTTCCGCATGGGACGCATTCAACTCTGGCTCTACCGTTCCAACTCTTGACGTTGCAAGCCCGCCGGCAAACAGCACGCCCGTTGCAAACGCGGGCCCTGACCAGATAGTGATCGTTGGAAGTACTGTGACGCTTGACGGCACTGGAAGCAGCGACGCCGATCCCGGCACCACACTGACGTACATGTGGGCGCAGAATACCGGCCCGGTAACGCTTGTGATAAACGCTTCAACAAACCCTGCCAAGCCGACGTTTGTGGCATCAACCGCAGGCACCTATACAATCGAACTTCGCGTAAAAGATCAGCTCGGGGCGACGAGCACGCCTGACACCGTGGTAATAACGGTGGTCAACGCGCCCATTGCCACGATGAACCAGTGGAACCCATACTCTTCGTCGGGTCCTGATGGCACCCCTACCACGGTGTTTACCTTCTCTGCCGACGCGTCGGCCCCTGCAGGCATTGTACGCCTGGAATGGGACTTTGACGGAAACGGCAGCGTCGACGCAACTACTATAGTAACTGGCTCGCCGACTTCTGTAACCGGCGTGACAAAGACTTTCACCTATGGCGCTGACGGCATATACACGCCGAAGGTCCGCGTGGTGGATGCTGGCAACAACGTATCTGCATGGGACACTTTCAATTCGGGAACCACGATAATCCAGCTTGACGTGGTAACACCCCAGACAAGCGATCTGTACTGCGACGGCAAGACAATCGACCAGCTGATCGCGTCGCACCAGTACAACGTGATTGACAAGAGGAACACGAGTGTCGTTAACATTTACGGGACAAGCGGCAACGACCTGATACTTGGCAACAACCTCTCCAACTACATTGATGGCAGGGGAGGTGACGACTGCATAATCGCCTTTGGTGGCGACGACACAGTTTACGACTATAACGGCGACAGCAGCGCAGGCGGCACAGACTGGCTCTATGGAGGCGATGGCAACGACAAGCTGTATGCCCTTAATGGAGACGATTACGTCTATGGCGGAAACGGCAACGACTACATACAGGGCTCGTACGGCAACGACAAGCTGTATGGCGAAGCCGGCGACGACACTATTGAAGATGTAAACGGAAATGACCTGTCTGACGGTGGCGCCGGCATCGACAAGTGCACCGACAGCCAGGGCACCAACGACACGATAATCAACTGCGAACTGGGCCAGCCACCTGTCGCAACCTTGAACCAGTGGAATCCATATAGCGCCTCCGGAGCTGACGGCACTCCGACCACTGCATTTGCGTTCTCTGCAAGCGCCACTTCCGCTACAAACGCAGGAATTGCCAAGTTCGAGTGGGACTTTAACGGGGACGGCAATGTAGACGCCACTACTCCCATAACGGGCTCGCCGATGTCTGCAACTGCGACAGCATCCTACACATACAATGCGGCAGGCACGTGGACTCCAAAAGTGAGAGCAGTCGACATCTACAACCAAGTTTCTGCCTGGGATGCGTTCAATTCCGGAAGCACGATAATCAAGCTCGACACGTCTTTGCCATCGTCAGGTGATCTTTACTGCGACGGCAAGACAATCAAGCAATTGATAGCAAGCGGCCAGTACCACGTGATAGACAACAGGAACGGCCAGAGAAAGACCCTCAACGGCTCCAACGGCAACGACCTGATACTCGCAAGCAAGTACGGCGACGTAATAAACGCCAAGAAGGGCAACGACTGTGTCATCGGCGGCGCAGGCGACGACATCATCCACGGCCACCAGGGCGACGACCAGATCTACGGCAACGGCGGCAACGACAGGATCTTTGGCGACGACGGCGCTGACAAGCTCTATGGCGGCTCTGGAAACGACGTCATCTATGGCGACAACGGCAACGATGTCATAGTTGGCGGCGCGGGAAACGACGATATTAGCGGCGGAAATGGCAGTAACACAATCGACGGCAGCGACGGAAACGATGGATGCGACGATGACCGCGGCCGCAGCAACATGCGCAACATAGAAAGGAACTATCGCAACGACCACCGCGACGACGACCACGACGATGACTAG
- a CDS encoding PKD domain-containing protein: MKRRGSYRRETSAAPGIATALVLLLSVIAIPSLVLAASGPAVTMRVWSPGPGVISMGTPVTFRATGTDDDLAVQGFEWDFDGNGEPDAYSAADSPGKSSSGSIVRTFSAPATAYPAVRAVNSEGFVSAWDVYDVNGLPIQLVIGSSAPPKVTMNRWSPYSAAGPDGSPATSFTFSASASSDEGLARVEWDFDGDGNVDATSQVSGKSSISATVDHVYGSPGSWVPKVRAVDVNDLPSLWAAYAVNGATAKQETTITLDVAIPELAATLTFSQEGPTTSTGANGSPSATYAFSVTSSANLTGYEWDFDGDGTVDATTSTPATQHTYRKYGLFLPTVTVNDAFGTRALVLPVGLNGRPAYIGVLGEAPVASMDQWSPFSAKGADGRTGMAFTFSAGASAQGGVQKFEWDFDGDGGIDLITAVEGAPASATATASYTFDREGNFTPQVRAVDATNQTSPWAFYGSSNAVHLDVAASYSQSAQPTAEKPLTEEKYCGGMTIEELIASGKYNVVDKRDSGQKMIFGTRGADLIIGSGAQNVILGRAGNDCIITGGGDDYAFGNEGDDIIFGSEGRDTINGGPGDDLIYGMAGNDSIKASSGDDKANGGLGNDTINGGAGNDWCYGGGGNDADKAISCETSAPFD; encoded by the coding sequence TTGAAACGACGGGGCTCTTATCGGCGTGAAACATCGGCAGCGCCGGGCATCGCAACCGCCCTTGTTCTCCTCCTTTCTGTTATTGCCATTCCGTCTCTGGTGCTGGCTGCTTCAGGCCCTGCCGTGACAATGAGAGTCTGGTCTCCGGGCCCCGGCGTGATAAGCATGGGCACCCCTGTCACATTCCGGGCAACCGGCACAGACGACGACCTTGCCGTGCAGGGGTTTGAATGGGACTTTGACGGCAACGGCGAGCCGGATGCCTATTCTGCTGCAGACTCGCCGGGCAAGTCTTCCTCCGGGTCAATAGTGCGCACGTTTTCTGCGCCTGCGACTGCCTATCCTGCGGTGAGGGCAGTCAACAGCGAAGGGTTTGTCTCTGCATGGGACGTTTATGACGTAAACGGCTTGCCTATCCAACTTGTGATAGGAAGCTCTGCGCCTCCAAAGGTGACGATGAACCGGTGGAGCCCGTATTCCGCGGCGGGGCCTGACGGCTCGCCGGCCACCTCATTTACGTTCTCTGCAAGCGCGTCGTCGGACGAAGGTCTTGCAAGAGTAGAGTGGGACTTTGACGGCGACGGCAATGTTGACGCAACGTCGCAGGTCTCTGGCAAGTCCTCTATCTCTGCCACGGTTGATCACGTGTACGGCTCGCCGGGCTCGTGGGTCCCAAAAGTAAGGGCAGTCGACGTAAACGACCTGCCATCGCTCTGGGCCGCATATGCGGTCAACGGAGCGACAGCAAAACAAGAAACAACAATAACGCTGGACGTGGCTATTCCCGAGCTTGCAGCCACGCTGACATTCTCGCAGGAGGGCCCAACGACAAGCACTGGCGCAAACGGCTCGCCTTCTGCAACGTACGCTTTTAGCGTGACTTCAAGCGCAAACCTGACAGGTTATGAATGGGACTTTGACGGCGATGGGACGGTGGATGCGACTACAAGCACTCCGGCGACGCAGCACACCTACCGAAAATACGGGCTGTTTCTGCCGACAGTCACGGTAAATGACGCGTTTGGCACGCGCGCACTTGTACTGCCTGTTGGCTTGAATGGCAGGCCGGCGTACATCGGCGTGCTCGGTGAAGCGCCAGTTGCAAGCATGGACCAATGGTCTCCTTTCTCTGCAAAAGGCGCTGACGGCAGAACTGGAATGGCGTTTACATTTTCTGCAGGTGCATCGGCACAGGGCGGCGTACAAAAGTTCGAGTGGGACTTTGATGGCGATGGCGGGATTGACCTGATCACCGCCGTCGAGGGCGCGCCGGCATCTGCAACCGCGACAGCATCCTACACTTTTGACAGGGAGGGAAACTTTACGCCACAGGTGAGGGCAGTTGACGCGACAAACCAGACATCGCCCTGGGCTTTTTACGGCAGCAGTAATGCAGTCCATCTTGACGTTGCAGCATCGTACAGCCAGTCGGCGCAGCCCACGGCAGAAAAACCACTGACAGAAGAGAAGTACTGCGGCGGCATGACTATTGAGGAGCTGATAGCAAGCGGCAAGTACAACGTTGTCGACAAGAGGGACTCCGGCCAGAAGATGATATTTGGGACACGCGGCGCGGACCTGATAATCGGCTCTGGCGCACAAAACGTGATACTTGGAAGGGCAGGGAATGACTGCATTATCACCGGTGGCGGAGACGACTATGCGTTTGGCAATGAAGGCGACGATATTATCTTTGGAAGTGAGGGCCGCGACACTATCAACGGCGGGCCCGGAGACGATTTGATTTATGGCATGGCTGGCAACGACAGCATCAAGGCCAGTTCCGGGGACGACAAGGCAAACGGCGGCCTTGGCAACGATACTATCAACGGCGGCGCAGGAAACGACTGGTGCTATGGCGGAGGCGGAAATGATGCTGACAAGGCTATCAGCTGCGAAACTTCAGCGCCATTTGACTAG
- a CDS encoding sensor histidine kinase: MNSWGNIGRPLVIIITVALASMTAVSSFLVYTAQQTAESKIALAASQTLRNNLAGDAQAVSSRVSITLGNAERLLAASALAIAGKDAGSDSVRDTLLLTKSALGPYADNIALISVEGKLLYIASPSTSLPIGSDLSNRRVYELPLATNSPYVSPLLSDLGSVPRFAVAVPVPQSATNGSFNGVLAALVPISSAKNIFLAPYASTDKSLMLVSNDGTILVHPSDGLVGKSITNGTLLGLVSEDTKEMVQQSLQLMSQGKSGVLQYKDRDGNETLMAYEPVLVNGTYVLSVAVSETTSVVQKPFVDVFVESQNFNLLATVLIAAISAIFIAFILVLNRRLFTTVSKQDEKISNQLSELTAAYERLKEQDVIKDEFINIAAHELRTPVLPIVLSAENLADSMPDNDNVRIILRNANRITKLTNDILDASRIESNTFKLQKQKTSIKKLIEEVIQDAQLKIPKGQDVEIVFEAKVPSAMEDLMIDRDRISQVLVNLLDNAINFTESGTIHIVLEPDGEAGRVKVSITDNGKGIDPSVKPKLFGKFVSKSDRAKGTGLGLYLCKAIVESHGGTISGENNAAGTGATFSLTLPMN; encoded by the coding sequence ATGAACAGCTGGGGCAACATTGGACGCCCCCTTGTCATAATAATAACGGTTGCGCTCGCCAGCATGACTGCGGTGTCCTCCTTTCTCGTGTACACGGCGCAGCAGACCGCCGAGTCAAAAATAGCACTGGCGGCGTCGCAGACGCTCAGGAACAACCTGGCAGGGGACGCCCAGGCAGTGTCAAGCAGGGTATCTATCACCCTTGGCAATGCAGAGCGCCTCCTCGCCGCCTCCGCTCTTGCGATTGCAGGCAAGGATGCTGGTAGCGACTCTGTCCGGGATACACTGCTGCTGACAAAATCTGCACTTGGCCCGTACGCAGACAATATTGCCTTGATATCTGTCGAAGGCAAGCTCCTCTATATCGCAAGCCCGAGCACGTCCCTCCCGATAGGCTCGGATCTCTCAAATAGGCGAGTTTACGAGCTGCCACTTGCCACCAACAGCCCGTACGTTAGCCCGCTGCTCTCAGACTTGGGGAGCGTTCCGCGTTTTGCCGTAGCGGTCCCTGTCCCTCAATCTGCCACAAACGGCTCTTTTAATGGAGTACTTGCAGCCCTCGTGCCTATCAGTTCGGCCAAGAACATTTTCCTTGCGCCATACGCGTCTACTGACAAGTCGCTGATGCTGGTTTCAAATGACGGGACAATTCTGGTTCACCCGTCAGACGGGCTGGTGGGCAAGAGCATCACAAACGGCACCCTCCTCGGTCTGGTGTCTGAAGATACAAAGGAGATGGTGCAACAGAGCCTGCAGCTCATGTCGCAGGGCAAATCCGGCGTACTGCAATACAAGGATCGGGACGGAAACGAGACTCTGATGGCGTACGAGCCGGTGCTTGTCAACGGAACATACGTGTTGTCTGTCGCGGTATCAGAGACCACATCCGTGGTGCAAAAGCCCTTTGTGGATGTCTTTGTTGAGAGCCAGAACTTTAACCTCCTTGCCACGGTCCTGATAGCCGCCATTTCCGCGATATTCATAGCGTTCATACTCGTGCTCAACAGGCGCCTCTTTACCACCGTCAGCAAGCAGGACGAAAAGATCTCCAACCAGCTGTCCGAGCTCACGGCTGCCTATGAGCGGCTGAAGGAGCAGGACGTCATTAAAGACGAGTTTATCAACATAGCCGCGCACGAGCTGCGAACCCCCGTGCTCCCCATAGTCCTTAGCGCCGAGAACCTTGCCGACAGTATGCCCGATAACGACAACGTCAGGATAATCCTGCGCAACGCAAACCGCATCACAAAGCTGACAAACGACATCCTTGACGCAAGCAGGATAGAGAGCAACACGTTCAAGCTCCAGAAGCAAAAGACCAGCATCAAAAAGTTGATTGAGGAGGTAATTCAGGACGCGCAGCTAAAGATACCAAAGGGGCAGGATGTCGAGATTGTTTTCGAGGCAAAAGTGCCTTCCGCAATGGAGGACCTCATGATCGACCGGGACAGGATAAGCCAGGTGCTGGTAAACCTGCTGGACAACGCAATCAACTTTACCGAGTCGGGAACAATACACATCGTGCTAGAGCCGGACGGCGAAGCGGGGCGAGTAAAGGTGAGCATTACCGACAATGGCAAAGGAATCGATCCTTCAGTCAAGCCCAAGCTGTTTGGCAAGTTCGTGTCAAAATCCGACAGGGCAAAGGGAACGGGCCTTGGGCTCTACCTGTGCAAGGCAATAGTCGAGTCGCACGGGGGAACGATATCCGGCGAGAACAATGCCGCCGGCACGGGAGCGACCTTTTCGCTCACTCTCCCCATGAATTAA
- a CDS encoding NitrOD5 domain-containing protein — MSAYDDRNQVVSRIQEKLREFLFTETEVFYYHLENVGVRRDEILDKPEEFVDALHDIFGNGAALIESAIISEIKASNSDTAAKQGLVDVLKSIERRAK; from the coding sequence TTGTCAGCGTACGATGACAGGAATCAAGTTGTATCCAGGATCCAAGAGAAGTTGCGGGAATTCTTGTTTACCGAAACCGAAGTTTTCTACTACCATCTTGAAAACGTAGGCGTAAGACGTGACGAAATACTAGACAAGCCAGAGGAATTCGTTGATGCACTCCATGACATTTTTGGCAACGGGGCCGCCCTTATAGAGAGCGCCATCATATCAGAAATAAAAGCCTCGAATTCAGACACCGCTGCGAAACAGGGCCTTGTGGATGTGCTAAAGTCCATCGAGAGGAGGGCTAAATGA
- a CDS encoding glycosyltransferase yields MAALAAFAALAPSAFLFSLAVGITAIYTAWGVYHLVVAMSGIKPPMSFDTRLEAYPKISVIIPARNEPILGRTIESCLYHVDYPLDKKEIIVVVDDEGGERIAFWYQQKHPEAVKVLARRQFFPTKPSALNDAMLLCSGEIVVIMDVEDIPDRDVFKKAAAAIQGGGKQAVQVMLRIGNTEDSWISKIFAMEYAGWFRIMLNGRSNLGMFAPLGGTGNYFSRAALRYVGGYEPTNLAEDAELAIRLRIARWNVSTLDARHWEEAPVKFDAWLKQRTRWFRGWMQSFWKYSGILLLQPTVAKRMGFLGIFSTLVMLVSPLIVVLNLVAYAITALWLLGGSGLVPRLITADTVPFWTIIPLGFNGLYYYIWIKGARLEGIEVKTLKYLPHMFFYMNVMMPIASLRAFYQELFKSVFWEKTTHHGRGVRSTAVEKHQ; encoded by the coding sequence ATGGCCGCGCTAGCAGCTTTTGCCGCGCTAGCGCCGTCGGCGTTTCTGTTTTCGCTGGCCGTGGGAATTACTGCGATCTATACTGCGTGGGGCGTCTACCATCTCGTAGTTGCGATGTCGGGCATAAAGCCTCCCATGAGCTTCGACACGAGGCTTGAAGCATACCCAAAGATCTCCGTAATAATCCCGGCAAGAAACGAGCCGATACTTGGGAGGACTATCGAGTCCTGCCTTTACCATGTAGACTACCCCTTAGACAAAAAGGAGATAATTGTAGTCGTAGACGACGAGGGAGGCGAGCGCATTGCCTTCTGGTACCAGCAAAAGCATCCAGAGGCGGTCAAGGTACTTGCGCGGCGCCAGTTTTTCCCCACCAAGCCGTCTGCGCTAAACGACGCCATGCTGCTTTGCAGCGGAGAAATCGTGGTGATAATGGACGTGGAGGATATTCCCGACAGGGACGTATTCAAAAAGGCCGCCGCAGCCATACAGGGAGGAGGTAAGCAGGCGGTGCAGGTCATGCTGCGCATAGGCAACACCGAGGACTCGTGGATATCCAAGATATTTGCCATGGAGTACGCAGGATGGTTTCGCATAATGCTCAACGGCAGGTCGAACCTGGGAATGTTTGCACCCCTCGGCGGCACGGGGAACTACTTTAGCAGGGCCGCGTTGCGCTACGTGGGCGGGTACGAGCCGACGAACCTGGCAGAGGACGCTGAACTTGCAATACGGCTCAGGATTGCCAGGTGGAATGTCTCGACACTTGACGCCCGGCACTGGGAGGAGGCGCCAGTCAAGTTTGACGCATGGCTCAAGCAGAGAACCCGGTGGTTCCGCGGATGGATGCAGAGCTTTTGGAAATACTCTGGCATATTGTTGCTCCAGCCGACTGTTGCAAAGAGGATGGGTTTTCTAGGGATATTTTCGACGCTTGTGATGCTGGTCAGCCCGCTCATAGTGGTGCTCAACTTGGTCGCGTACGCGATCACCGCGTTATGGCTGCTTGGAGGGTCGGGATTGGTCCCGCGGCTGATTACCGCGGATACCGTCCCTTTCTGGACTATAATACCGCTTGGATTCAACGGCCTTTACTACTACATCTGGATAAAGGGGGCCAGGCTGGAAGGCATAGAAGTGAAGACCCTCAAGTATCTGCCGCACATGTTCTTTTACATGAATGTCATGATGCCCATTGCATCTTTGCGGGCTTTTTATCAGGAGCTTTTCAAGTCCGTCTTTTGGGAAAAGACGACCCATCACGGAAGGGGCGTAAGGTCGACCGCGGTAGAAAAGCACCAGTAA
- a CDS encoding response regulator, whose amino-acid sequence MVTDKYANIMAKAARQLPQSSIRQLSPEDIVKTALRTNIAKGAFNVNSPTTGITSNIHVQYNAMDIIMYPLENDLTLIAIGIVDPGAIADIYSSVGRHFPTKLKKAIIVDDEEDIRSSIREVLKKRGFDVETAESGPACVKAIENATSNGAEYGMAIMDIRMPGMDGFEAYKKIHPISPNTKVIFITAFEYTQEEIAKKVQNNNVKVLRKPFTRADLLQLITDETNPTPKE is encoded by the coding sequence ATGGTCACGGATAAGTATGCAAACATCATGGCCAAGGCCGCGCGCCAGCTGCCGCAGAGTTCCATCCGCCAGCTCTCGCCTGAAGACATTGTCAAGACGGCGCTCCGCACAAACATTGCCAAGGGCGCCTTTAACGTCAACAGCCCGACGACAGGGATAACGTCAAACATCCACGTGCAGTACAACGCGATGGACATCATCATGTACCCGCTGGAAAACGACCTCACGCTGATTGCAATAGGCATAGTCGATCCCGGCGCAATTGCCGACATCTATTCGTCGGTTGGAAGGCATTTTCCGACTAAACTGAAAAAGGCCATAATTGTAGACGACGAAGAAGACATACGCAGCTCCATACGAGAGGTGCTCAAAAAACGCGGGTTTGACGTCGAGACTGCTGAAAGCGGCCCTGCGTGCGTCAAGGCCATAGAGAACGCCACAAGCAACGGCGCCGAGTACGGAATGGCAATCATGGACATCAGGATGCCTGGGATGGACGGCTTTGAAGCCTACAAGAAAATCCACCCGATCTCGCCTAATACCAAGGTCATATTCATCACGGCGTTTGAGTACACGCAGGAAGAGATAGCCAAAAAGGTGCAGAACAACAACGTGAAGGTTCTAAGAAAGCCGTTTACGAGGGCCGACTTACTGCAGCTCATCACCGACGAGACAAACCCGACTCCAAAAGAATAA